Proteins encoded together in one Chitinophaga lutea window:
- a CDS encoding FAD:protein FMN transferase, whose product MKMLLLLVGICITASAAAQRLVTIQGKAQGTYYIIKYLGSDSVSLQPDVESIFREIDRSMSLYLPGSLINRFNKGEQVVMDDYMRTVVRKAQEVSRVTNGLFDITVKPLVDLWGFGVVRHSKGRPSAADIRKTLALVDYRLLTLRSRYLIKKKAGVEIDCNGIAQGFTSDVLGRFLAARGIRNYLVDVGGELVAAGVNAQGKPWSVGIERPAGDSAQQPVQAILQLNDRAVATSGNYRRFFDEGGTRFAHTIHPRTGEALHNNIITVTVTAPDAITADAYDNALILLGVEAGLQFVRDHPKLGLGAYYVYKDADGAIKEKYSPGFFPAE is encoded by the coding sequence ATGAAAATGTTGCTTCTACTTGTCGGTATATGCATCACGGCGAGCGCCGCCGCGCAGCGCCTGGTCACCATCCAGGGCAAAGCGCAGGGCACTTATTATATCATCAAATACCTGGGCAGCGATTCCGTATCGCTGCAACCCGATGTGGAAAGCATTTTCAGGGAAATAGACCGTTCCATGTCGCTGTACCTGCCGGGCTCCCTCATCAACCGGTTTAACAAAGGGGAACAGGTGGTGATGGACGATTATATGCGCACCGTGGTGAGGAAAGCACAGGAAGTAAGCCGCGTCACCAACGGCCTGTTCGATATTACCGTGAAACCGCTCGTAGACCTGTGGGGCTTCGGTGTGGTGCGGCACAGCAAAGGCAGACCCTCCGCCGCAGACATCCGCAAAACGCTGGCGCTGGTCGATTACCGCCTGCTCACCCTCCGCTCCCGGTACCTCATCAAAAAGAAAGCCGGCGTGGAGATCGACTGCAACGGCATCGCGCAGGGATTCACGTCGGATGTGCTGGGCCGCTTCCTCGCGGCGCGCGGCATCCGCAATTACCTGGTGGATGTGGGCGGCGAACTCGTGGCGGCCGGGGTGAACGCGCAGGGCAAACCCTGGAGCGTGGGTATTGAAAGGCCGGCGGGCGACAGTGCACAACAACCTGTGCAGGCCATCCTGCAGCTGAACGACCGCGCAGTGGCCACCAGCGGCAATTACCGCCGCTTCTTCGACGAAGGCGGCACCCGCTTCGCCCACACCATTCACCCGCGCACCGGCGAGGCGCTGCACAATAACATCATCACCGTCACCGTAACGGCTCCCGACGCCATTACGGCCGACGCGTACGATAATGCGCTGATACTGCTCGGTGTGGAAGCCGGCCTGCAATTCGTACGCGATCATCCCAAGCTGGGGCTTGGCGCCTATTACGTGTACAAAGACGCAGACGGCGCCATAAAGGAAAAATATTCACCGGGGTTCTTTCCCGCCGAATAA
- a CDS encoding acyl-CoA dehydrogenase family protein: protein MHQDLFQSPDYFQIDELLAEEHKLVREAVRQWVKQEITPVIDGFCQRAEFPAHILPGLGQLGCFGPTIPAEYGGGGLDYIAYGLMMQELERGDSGIRSTASVQGSLVMHPIHTFGSEEQKRRFLPKLATGELMGCFGLTEPDFGSNPAGMLTYFDDDGDHILLNGAKMWISNAPFAGIALVWAKDPEGKIRGVIVERGMEGFSTPETKNKWSLRASATGELVLDNVRVPKANILPEARGLKAPLSCLSSARYGIAWGAIGAAMDCYDTALRYAKERVQFDRPIGGFQLIQKKLAEMITEITKAQLMNWRLGVLRNEGKATPEQISMAKRNSCETAMHIAREARQILGAMGISGEYPIMRHMMNLESVITYEGTHEVHLLITGMDITGFNAFS from the coding sequence ATGCATCAGGACCTGTTTCAATCCCCGGATTATTTCCAGATCGACGAATTACTGGCCGAAGAGCACAAGCTGGTGCGCGAAGCAGTGCGGCAATGGGTCAAACAGGAGATCACGCCGGTGATCGACGGTTTCTGCCAGCGCGCGGAATTTCCCGCGCACATCCTGCCGGGCCTCGGGCAACTGGGCTGTTTCGGCCCAACCATTCCCGCCGAATACGGCGGAGGCGGCCTGGATTACATTGCCTACGGCCTGATGATGCAGGAGCTGGAGCGCGGCGACAGCGGCATCCGCTCCACCGCGTCCGTACAGGGCTCGCTGGTGATGCACCCGATCCACACCTTCGGCAGCGAGGAACAGAAACGCCGTTTTCTGCCCAAACTGGCCACCGGCGAACTGATGGGCTGCTTCGGGCTCACCGAGCCGGATTTCGGCTCCAATCCCGCCGGCATGCTCACCTATTTTGACGACGATGGCGATCACATCCTGCTTAACGGGGCCAAAATGTGGATCTCCAACGCCCCCTTCGCCGGCATCGCGCTCGTGTGGGCCAAAGACCCCGAAGGGAAAATACGGGGCGTGATCGTGGAGCGCGGCATGGAAGGATTTTCCACCCCCGAAACAAAGAACAAATGGAGCCTGCGCGCGAGCGCTACGGGCGAGCTGGTGCTCGACAACGTACGGGTGCCGAAGGCCAACATACTGCCCGAAGCCCGCGGACTCAAGGCGCCCCTCTCCTGCCTTTCTTCCGCCCGTTACGGCATCGCCTGGGGCGCCATCGGTGCGGCGATGGACTGTTACGACACAGCCCTTCGCTACGCCAAAGAACGCGTGCAATTCGACCGGCCCATCGGCGGCTTTCAGCTGATACAGAAGAAACTCGCGGAAATGATCACCGAAATCACCAAGGCCCAGCTGATGAACTGGCGGCTCGGCGTGTTGCGCAACGAGGGCAAGGCTACGCCAGAACAGATTTCCATGGCCAAGCGCAATTCCTGCGAAACCGCCATGCACATCGCCCGCGAAGCGCGCCAGATTCTCGGGGCCATGGGCATCTCCGGCGAATATCCCATCATGCGCCACATGATGAACCTCGAAAGTGTGATCACCTACGAAGGCACCCACGAAGTGCACCTGCTCATCACCGGCATGGACATCACCGGTTTCAATGCATTTTCCTGA
- a CDS encoding type II toxin-antitoxin system HigB family toxin: MRVIKVRTLLKYYEEYPQATQALLSWYEEAEMATWDNPHELKEKYRSASIISDKRVVFNIHGNRYRLIVDVEYRLKIIFIVWFGPHEQYNKIDVKKVRYVKTNKE; encoded by the coding sequence ATGAGGGTAATTAAAGTGAGAACACTTTTGAAATACTACGAGGAATATCCACAGGCAACACAGGCACTGCTATCGTGGTATGAGGAAGCAGAGATGGCTACATGGGACAATCCGCATGAGTTGAAAGAAAAATACAGGAGTGCCTCTATTATTTCGGACAAACGGGTGGTATTTAATATTCACGGAAACAGATACAGGTTGATCGTAGATGTCGAATACCGCCTTAAAATCATTTTTATCGTATGGTTTGGCCCCCACGAACAATACAATAAAATCGATGTTAAAAAAGTACGCTATGTTAAGACCAATAAAGAATAA
- a CDS encoding helix-turn-helix domain-containing protein, translating to MLRPIKNNAQYEDALERAYTLMQKKLKPDSKESDELEILSILIKVYEKEHYPIPKPDPIEAIKFRMEQMNMSEGELAGILGYRSRKSEILSGKRKLSLSMIRRLNEVLHIPAEILIQPY from the coding sequence ATGTTAAGACCAATAAAGAATAACGCACAGTATGAAGATGCACTCGAGAGAGCGTATACGCTGATGCAAAAAAAACTGAAACCTGATTCAAAGGAATCGGACGAACTGGAAATTTTGTCGATTCTGATCAAAGTTTACGAGAAAGAACATTACCCCATCCCCAAACCAGATCCTATCGAAGCCATCAAATTCAGGATGGAGCAAATGAATATGTCTGAAGGGGAGCTGGCAGGCATTTTAGGCTACCGATCCCGCAAATCTGAAATCCTTTCGGGAAAGAGAAAACTCAGTTTATCGATGATACGGCGGTTAAATGAGGTATTGCATATTCCTGCCGAGATTTTAATCCAGCCTTATTGA
- a CDS encoding DUF4136 domain-containing protein, translating to MKRTGMILSAIAVSALLISSCRKEPLNDMTEEESRIYVTNYDEKADFTTYKTFSIVDSVAVISNRDSKKELTDYDVKLLGNLKASMQARGYTLVDKSAKPDLALNVSRINTTQSSISYNPGYWTGWPGYWDTGYWGYPGWDYWFPSYYTVFRYNERSVAIDMVDLKNAPKDNNQLTAVWNAMLRGTGVWNSGNLDAMIKAIFDQSAYLKASGN from the coding sequence ATGAAAAGAACAGGAATGATTTTAAGTGCAATTGCCGTAAGCGCCCTGTTAATCAGCAGTTGCAGAAAAGAACCGCTCAACGACATGACGGAAGAAGAATCCCGTATTTATGTAACGAATTATGATGAGAAAGCGGATTTTACCACTTACAAAACGTTTAGCATAGTGGATTCAGTTGCGGTGATCAGCAACCGGGATTCTAAAAAAGAACTGACGGATTACGACGTGAAACTGCTGGGTAACCTGAAAGCCTCCATGCAGGCGAGAGGGTACACGCTGGTGGATAAAAGCGCCAAGCCGGACCTGGCTTTGAACGTCAGCCGCATCAATACCACCCAAAGCTCCATCAGCTACAACCCGGGTTACTGGACGGGCTGGCCGGGCTACTGGGACACGGGTTACTGGGGCTACCCCGGCTGGGATTACTGGTTCCCGTCTTATTACACGGTGTTCCGCTACAACGAAAGATCGGTGGCCATTGATATGGTGGACCTGAAAAATGCGCCGAAAGACAATAACCAGCTGACGGCCGTTTGGAACGCCATGCTGCGTGGGACGGGCGTATGGAACAGCGGCAACCTCGATGCCATGATCAAGGCGATTTTTGATCAGAGCGCCTATCTGAAGGCGTCCGGTAACTAG
- a CDS encoding DUF2130 domain-containing protein: MGTTITCPSCKHLFVMEDAIAADIQKEMRAKMAVEWRKQQDGLQAQKNEVEQQRQQIALEKQRILDERRQQEEELNKRLQAEKIKLQESLSDNIRKDLTADFENQIRMMREAQQENEEKLKEARLAQLEFLRKTQELQNKEEELDLRLQKQLMEERSKLMEQIRREESERNSLKDTEYQMKLKEMEKQLEDQRRLAEEMRRRAEQGSMQLQGEVQELALEEMLRSNFPFDAISEVGKGVRGADCIQTVRNQFGQECGKIIYESKRTKGFEKEWIEKLKADMRSQGADVAVLVTQTMPKEMDRFGEKDGVWICSFHEVKSLTYVLRDAILKVYNITRSQDNKGDKMQLLYHYLTSGEFAEQWSAIREGFRSMKMSIQKEREAMEKLWKAREKQLEKVLLNAAHIKGSIEGIAGSDSVDLQLLDDAAEALLDS, encoded by the coding sequence ATGGGAACTACGATCACTTGTCCGAGCTGCAAACACCTGTTTGTGATGGAAGACGCCATTGCCGCGGATATCCAGAAGGAAATGCGCGCGAAAATGGCGGTGGAATGGCGCAAGCAGCAGGATGGCCTCCAGGCGCAAAAAAACGAAGTGGAGCAGCAGCGTCAGCAGATTGCCCTCGAAAAGCAACGCATCCTCGACGAACGCCGCCAGCAGGAAGAAGAGCTCAACAAACGCCTTCAGGCGGAAAAGATAAAATTGCAGGAATCCCTGTCGGACAATATCCGCAAAGACCTGACGGCCGACTTTGAGAACCAGATCCGCATGATGCGGGAGGCGCAGCAGGAAAACGAAGAGAAACTCAAAGAAGCCCGCCTCGCCCAGCTGGAGTTCCTCCGCAAAACGCAGGAGCTGCAGAACAAGGAAGAGGAACTGGACCTTCGCCTGCAAAAGCAACTGATGGAAGAACGCTCCAAACTGATGGAACAGATCCGCCGCGAAGAGTCGGAGCGCAACAGCCTCAAAGACACGGAGTACCAGATGAAGCTGAAGGAGATGGAAAAGCAGCTGGAAGACCAGCGCCGCCTCGCGGAAGAAATGCGCCGCCGCGCGGAGCAGGGCTCCATGCAGCTTCAGGGTGAAGTACAGGAACTGGCGCTGGAAGAAATGCTGCGCAGCAACTTCCCCTTCGACGCCATTTCCGAAGTAGGCAAAGGCGTGCGCGGCGCGGACTGCATCCAGACGGTGCGCAACCAGTTCGGACAGGAATGCGGCAAAATCATTTATGAAAGCAAACGGACCAAAGGGTTCGAAAAAGAGTGGATAGAAAAACTCAAGGCCGATATGCGCAGCCAGGGAGCTGATGTAGCAGTGCTCGTGACGCAGACCATGCCGAAGGAAATGGACCGCTTCGGGGAAAAAGACGGCGTCTGGATCTGCTCTTTCCATGAAGTGAAAAGCCTTACGTACGTATTACGCGACGCCATCCTTAAAGTGTACAACATCACCCGCTCGCAGGATAACAAAGGCGACAAAATGCAGTTGCTGTACCACTACCTTACCAGTGGCGAGTTCGCGGAACAGTGGAGCGCCATCCGCGAGGGTTTCCGCTCCATGAAAATGTCTATCCAGAAAGAACGCGAAGCCATGGAAAAACTCTGGAAAGCGCGGGAGAAACAACTGGAAAAAGTGCTGCTCAACGCCGCCCACATCAAAGGTTCCATCGAAGGCATCGCGGGCAGCGATTCGGTAGACCTCCAGCTGCTCGATGATGCAGCGGAAGCACTGCTAGATAGTTGA
- a CDS encoding DUF4352 domain-containing protein, producing the protein MSTTANRPGKKSGIGKVILIVTVIIIIVIGVIVNIGRNKDAVSKPAYPTVGQILKTGHFEVTVNKVEVVQSLNTGSVVADITVGDDSKLLVFNVTYKNIDAESRLIADGEIHISYNGKDYNFDRPETILADGYGLFMQHLKPDSAKTFNQVYLLPKEVTGIAYYMPGRAEKEQKIVLGEIK; encoded by the coding sequence ATGAGCACTACTGCAAATCGGCCTGGAAAGAAATCCGGAATTGGCAAGGTCATCCTGATCGTAACCGTCATTATAATTATAGTTATCGGCGTAATTGTCAATATAGGAAGAAATAAAGACGCCGTTTCCAAACCGGCATATCCCACTGTAGGGCAGATATTGAAAACCGGCCATTTTGAGGTGACTGTCAATAAAGTGGAGGTGGTTCAGTCGTTGAATACAGGTAGTGTAGTAGCAGACATAACGGTAGGTGATGATTCGAAGCTGCTGGTGTTTAATGTTACTTATAAAAACATCGATGCAGAAAGCAGGCTGATCGCAGACGGAGAGATACACATCAGCTACAATGGCAAGGATTACAATTTCGACAGACCGGAAACCATATTGGCCGACGGTTATGGTTTATTTATGCAACATCTCAAACCTGATTCTGCAAAAACCTTTAATCAGGTGTACCTGTTGCCTAAAGAAGTCACAGGCATTGCTTATTATATGCCCGGGCGCGCGGAGAAAGAGCAGAAGATCGTGTTGGGCGAAATAAAATAG
- a CDS encoding outer membrane beta-barrel protein, whose amino-acid sequence MKRIKALILIFVGTLGVSSAFAQSSRPPFSFHLNYSVAQPLGSLSDYASKTSFRGWNAGFQYALNDRLSLGAKVGFSDFYERFPRAVYPGKGEDVSAVQTHTLQTIPILATVHYNFAGPDAKVIPYGGIGIGTANMNYEKFWGEFVERENKWAFQVSPEIGINVPFGKYSPLMLNANVQYNYAPYKVQEITNFNSVQANIGLKFHIQ is encoded by the coding sequence ATGAAACGTATTAAAGCATTGATATTGATTTTTGTCGGCACCCTCGGCGTCAGCAGCGCTTTTGCGCAAAGCAGCCGTCCGCCGTTTTCATTCCATCTTAACTATTCCGTGGCGCAGCCGCTGGGCTCGCTGAGCGACTACGCCAGCAAAACCAGCTTCCGCGGATGGAACGCAGGTTTCCAGTATGCGCTGAACGACCGGCTGAGCCTCGGCGCCAAGGTGGGATTCTCCGATTTTTATGAAAGGTTCCCCCGCGCGGTGTATCCCGGTAAAGGCGAAGATGTGTCTGCCGTACAGACGCACACGCTGCAAACCATTCCCATCCTCGCTACCGTGCACTACAACTTTGCCGGCCCGGATGCGAAAGTGATCCCTTACGGCGGCATCGGCATCGGTACGGCGAACATGAACTATGAGAAGTTCTGGGGTGAGTTCGTCGAAAGAGAAAATAAATGGGCCTTCCAGGTGAGCCCCGAAATCGGCATCAACGTGCCTTTCGGTAAATATTCACCGCTGATGCTCAACGCGAACGTGCAGTACAATTATGCACCGTACAAAGTGCAGGAGATCACGAATTTTAACTCGGTACAAGCGAACATTGGATTGAAGTTCCATATCCAGTAG
- a CDS encoding YciI family protein produces MAKLLPVFLLAVFLTVVVAAFLPRSIKFKPAVAEQSDTTQQTEVKKYWTVFLTKGPAPEQDAVTAALIQEKHMSHIRRLADAGKLMVAGSFGDSGRMRSMFILDCKDSLEAVRLMESDTAVITQYLRFEVKPWWTVKNCVFK; encoded by the coding sequence ATGGCTAAACTGTTGCCTGTGTTTTTACTGGCGGTTTTCCTCACCGTTGTGGTGGCCGCTTTTTTACCGAGGAGCATCAAATTCAAACCGGCGGTGGCGGAGCAGAGCGATACCACGCAGCAGACGGAAGTTAAAAAATACTGGACCGTTTTTCTTACCAAAGGCCCGGCCCCGGAGCAGGATGCCGTTACGGCCGCTTTGATCCAGGAAAAACACATGAGCCACATCCGCCGGCTGGCGGATGCAGGCAAACTGATGGTGGCCGGCTCTTTCGGAGACAGCGGCCGCATGCGCAGCATGTTCATCCTGGACTGTAAAGACAGCCTCGAGGCGGTGCGATTGATGGAAAGCGATACTGCCGTGATTACGCAGTATCTCCGGTTCGAGGTGAAACCCTGGTGGACGGTGAAGAACTGTGTGTTCAAATAG
- a CDS encoding DUF3050 domain-containing protein encodes MSIELQKIQESLASIKEKIVQHKVYRIISTIEDLRIFMRFHVYAVWDFMSLLKALQINLTCTTLPWFPVGSGTTRALINEIVAGEESDVDASGNKKSHFEMYLDAMEQCGADTSEIRNFIRALQSGQTLDQAFTSAGTPMEAREFVNFTFSVINSGKTYNAAAAFTFGREDLIPNMFHAMVTDLNEQLSGQISLFKYYLDRHIEVDGGHHSHLALEMTAALCNQSIANWQEAEVCSKESLNQRLKLWDGVYNEIIKSKHAVS; translated from the coding sequence ATGTCAATAGAATTACAGAAAATCCAGGAATCTCTGGCTTCCATAAAGGAGAAAATCGTCCAACATAAAGTTTACAGGATCATTAGCACAATAGAAGATCTGAGGATTTTCATGCGCTTCCATGTATATGCGGTCTGGGATTTTATGTCTTTGTTAAAAGCACTTCAGATCAACCTGACCTGCACCACTTTGCCCTGGTTCCCCGTTGGATCAGGTACTACAAGGGCATTGATCAATGAGATTGTCGCTGGCGAGGAATCCGATGTAGATGCCTCGGGCAACAAAAAAAGTCATTTTGAAATGTACCTCGATGCCATGGAACAATGCGGTGCTGACACCTCTGAGATCAGAAATTTTATACGGGCGTTGCAATCGGGCCAGACGCTTGACCAGGCCTTTACCTCGGCGGGTACGCCGATGGAAGCCAGGGAATTTGTAAATTTTACTTTTTCGGTCATCAATAGTGGTAAAACATACAATGCGGCAGCGGCTTTTACGTTTGGCCGCGAAGACCTGATCCCGAATATGTTTCACGCAATGGTGACTGATCTGAACGAACAGTTATCCGGGCAGATATCTTTATTTAAATATTACCTCGACAGGCATATTGAAGTGGATGGCGGGCACCATAGCCACCTTGCACTCGAAATGACAGCAGCGTTATGCAACCAAAGTATTGCCAACTGGCAAGAAGCGGAAGTATGCAGCAAGGAATCCCTGAACCAGCGCCTCAAATTATGGGATGGCGTGTACAATGAGATCATAAAAAGCAAGCATGCTGTAAGCTGA
- a CDS encoding HAD family hydrolase, which produces MKNHAYQSVIFDLGAVLVDWNPRYLYHKIFATPEETEYFLENICTSDWNEAQDAGRSLQDGTEWLVTQHPQYEAQIRAFYGRWREMLAGPIPGTVQILRQLKDSGQFKLYALTNWSNETFPIALMEYEFLQWFDGIVVSGKEKIRKPQPDFYQLLLDRYSVNKSSTIFIDDNLRNVQAAEAFGIESILFESPAQLSTELSQRGILN; this is translated from the coding sequence ATGAAAAACCACGCATATCAATCTGTTATATTCGATCTGGGGGCCGTGCTGGTAGACTGGAATCCGCGTTATCTCTATCATAAGATATTTGCCACACCGGAAGAAACGGAATATTTTCTCGAAAACATCTGCACGTCGGACTGGAACGAAGCGCAGGACGCGGGGCGCAGTCTGCAGGACGGTACGGAGTGGCTCGTGACCCAGCATCCGCAGTACGAAGCGCAGATCCGCGCCTTTTACGGGCGCTGGCGCGAAATGCTCGCGGGGCCCATCCCCGGTACGGTACAGATATTGCGGCAGCTGAAAGACAGTGGCCAGTTCAAACTCTACGCGCTCACCAACTGGTCGAACGAAACATTTCCCATCGCTTTAATGGAATATGAATTCCTGCAATGGTTCGATGGAATTGTTGTATCGGGCAAAGAAAAGATCCGCAAACCGCAGCCGGATTTCTACCAGCTGCTGCTCGACCGCTACAGCGTCAACAAATCCAGCACTATTTTTATCGACGACAACCTCCGCAACGTGCAGGCTGCGGAAGCTTTCGGTATTGAAAGCATCCTGTTCGAATCGCCTGCGCAACTCTCCACTGAATTATCCCAACGCGGCATACTCAACTAA